A region from the Streptomyces lydicus genome encodes:
- a CDS encoding PLP-dependent aminotransferase family protein, whose amino-acid sequence MPESWVNLAESLGVDLHLELTGPGSRRAVLIRAMRDAVRSGRLAPGTRLPPYRSLAADLGIARNTVADAYAELVAEGWLSARQGSGTRVARWHHLPDVVPGSAEPLTTGRAPAHPSPTHLSPTSRPAHNLLQGQPDAASFPRTAWLAAARRALTAAPHDAFGPGDPRGRPELRRALADYLARTRGVRTDPERIVICSGFAHALRLLLPAVVPGPLAVESYGLPFHRHLLTTAGIPTHPLGLDEHGADTAQLARLDGMGAALLTPAHQFPTGVPLHPDRRAAAINWARATGGFILEDDYDGEFRYDRKPVGALQGLDPERVLHIGSVSKSLSPAVRLGWMVLPDRLVDAVLEAKGEREAWAGVTDQLTLAEFLTHGAYDRHIRRMRQRYRRRRDQLIDTVATHAPHLTVTGIAAGLHAVLQLPDDAAESDEHTALRAARRQGLALDGLSDYRHPAATMPPRHGLVIGYATPTDNAFPAALEALRRALP is encoded by the coding sequence ATGCCGGAATCATGGGTCAATCTCGCCGAGAGCCTGGGCGTCGATCTGCATCTGGAGCTGACCGGCCCCGGCAGCCGCCGCGCCGTCCTCATCCGGGCGATGCGGGACGCCGTACGGTCCGGCCGCCTGGCCCCCGGCACCCGCCTGCCGCCCTATCGCTCGCTCGCGGCCGACCTCGGCATCGCCCGTAACACCGTCGCCGACGCCTACGCCGAACTGGTCGCCGAGGGCTGGCTCAGCGCCCGCCAGGGCTCCGGCACCCGCGTCGCCCGGTGGCACCACCTCCCGGACGTAGTCCCGGGGAGCGCGGAGCCGCTGACGACCGGCCGCGCCCCGGCCCACCCCTCCCCGACCCACCTTTCCCCTACGAGCCGCCCCGCCCACAACCTCCTCCAGGGACAGCCGGACGCCGCGTCCTTCCCGCGCACCGCCTGGCTGGCCGCCGCCCGCCGCGCGCTGACCGCCGCCCCGCACGACGCCTTCGGCCCCGGCGACCCCCGCGGCCGCCCCGAACTGCGCCGCGCGCTCGCCGATTACCTGGCCCGCACCCGCGGCGTGCGCACCGACCCCGAACGCATCGTGATCTGCTCCGGCTTCGCCCATGCCCTGCGCCTGCTGCTGCCCGCCGTCGTCCCCGGCCCGCTCGCCGTCGAGTCCTACGGTCTCCCCTTCCACCGCCACCTCCTGACCACTGCAGGCATCCCCACCCACCCCCTCGGCCTGGACGAACACGGCGCCGACACCGCACAGTTGGCCCGTCTCGACGGCATGGGCGCGGCCCTCCTGACCCCCGCCCACCAGTTCCCCACCGGCGTACCGCTCCACCCCGACCGCCGGGCGGCCGCCATCAACTGGGCGCGCGCCACCGGCGGGTTCATCCTGGAGGACGACTACGACGGCGAATTCCGCTACGACCGCAAACCGGTCGGCGCCCTCCAGGGCCTCGACCCGGAGCGCGTCCTCCACATCGGCTCGGTCAGCAAGAGCCTGTCCCCCGCGGTGCGCCTGGGCTGGATGGTGCTCCCCGACCGTCTCGTCGACGCCGTACTGGAGGCCAAGGGCGAGCGCGAGGCCTGGGCGGGCGTCACCGACCAGCTCACCCTCGCGGAATTCCTCACCCACGGCGCCTACGACCGGCACATCCGCAGGATGCGCCAGCGCTACCGCAGACGCCGCGACCAGCTGATCGACACGGTGGCCACCCATGCCCCGCACCTCACCGTCACCGGCATCGCCGCGGGCCTGCACGCCGTCCTCCAACTCCCCGACGACGCCGCCGAGTCGGACGAACACACGGCCCTGCGCGCCGCCCGCCGACAGGGCCTGGCCCTCGACGGCCTCTCCGACTACCGCCACCCCGCCGCCACCATGCCGCCCCGGCACGGCCTGGTCATCGGCTACGCCACCCCCACCGACAACGCCTTCCCCGCCGCCCTGGAGGCACTGCGCCGGGCCTTGCCGTAA
- a CDS encoding GNAT family N-acetyltransferase produces the protein MTDHAQAPGQLPGELPDGLTLRRPVPADHPRLQGALAEWWGGLGGEAGARQRQLLVPRLFLQHFADTSFLVERQDQALHAFLIGFLSQTDPETAYIHFVGVCPQGRRDGIGSALYDRFFAAARAAGRSRVRCITSPNNRDSIAYHTRMGFRLEPGDRLDDHGVPVQEDYDGPGLDRVSFVREL, from the coding sequence ATGACCGATCATGCACAGGCACCAGGACAGCTGCCCGGTGAGCTGCCCGATGGGCTGACACTGCGCCGCCCCGTCCCTGCGGACCACCCGCGGCTCCAGGGGGCGCTGGCCGAGTGGTGGGGCGGCCTGGGTGGTGAGGCGGGCGCACGGCAGCGTCAGTTGCTCGTACCGCGCCTCTTTCTGCAGCACTTCGCCGACACCAGCTTCCTCGTCGAGCGCCAGGACCAGGCCCTGCACGCCTTCCTGATCGGCTTTCTGTCCCAGACGGACCCGGAAACCGCCTATATCCACTTCGTGGGCGTATGCCCGCAGGGCCGACGGGACGGCATCGGCAGCGCCCTCTACGACCGTTTCTTCGCCGCGGCCCGCGCGGCCGGCCGCAGCCGGGTCCGCTGCATCACCAGCCCCAACAACCGCGACTCCATCGCGTACCACACGCGCATGGGCTTCCGGCTGGAACCGGGCGACCGGCTCGACGACCACGGCGTACCGGTGCAGGAGGATTACGACGGGCCGGGGCTCGACCGGGTGTCGTTCGTACGGGAGTTGTGA
- a CDS encoding carboxymuconolactone decarboxylase family protein: MTQQTYQTQQTHGSDVVVRGEDAAVAGSGPAARKPRVNFAQAAPKAFKALIGFDAAAREGLDPALVELVQIRSSQLNKCAYCLHMHTSDAHKAGESAERLHMVAVWEEAAHFFTAKERAALALTEAVTLVAQGGVPDEVYERAARHFEEAELARLLALIFTINTWNRIAISTGKVPGTDER, translated from the coding sequence ATGACGCAGCAGACGTATCAGACGCAGCAGACGCATGGCAGTGACGTGGTGGTTCGTGGCGAGGACGCGGCGGTAGCGGGCAGCGGCCCGGCGGCCCGCAAGCCCAGGGTGAATTTTGCGCAGGCCGCTCCGAAGGCCTTCAAGGCACTGATCGGTTTCGATGCCGCGGCGCGTGAGGGCCTGGACCCCGCCTTGGTCGAACTGGTCCAGATCCGCTCCTCGCAGCTCAACAAGTGTGCGTACTGCCTCCATATGCACACCTCCGACGCCCACAAGGCGGGCGAGAGCGCGGAGCGGCTGCACATGGTGGCCGTCTGGGAGGAGGCGGCGCACTTCTTCACCGCGAAGGAGCGGGCGGCGCTGGCGCTCACCGAGGCCGTGACGCTGGTCGCCCAGGGAGGCGTGCCGGACGAGGTCTACGAGCGTGCCGCCCGCCACTTCGAGGAGGCGGAGCTGGCCCGGCTGCTGGCGCTGATCTTCACGATCAATACGTGGAACCGGATCGCCATCAGCACGGGAAAGGTGCCGGGGACGGACGAGCGGTAG
- a CDS encoding isocitrate lyase/PEP mutase family protein has translation MTAAALRALHHGPRLPLVLPGPWDAAAARAFSDAGFPALATPSAGIAASLGYEDGRTPPDEMFAAVARIVRSVDIPVSADVEAGYGLSAKELVGRLMDAGAVGCNLEDTDPATGALRDPQEQADWLAQVRAEAGEALVLNARIDTYLHGVQDTGEAVRRGRLYAAAGADCVYPILAPPPELAALAAGIGLPVNAIVTPDGPTARELGALGAARITFGGGLQRRTMATVAEMAERLREELAAEG, from the coding sequence GTGACCGCCGCTGCGCTGCGCGCGCTGCACCACGGGCCCCGGCTGCCGCTGGTCCTCCCCGGCCCCTGGGACGCGGCCGCCGCCCGGGCCTTCTCGGACGCCGGTTTCCCGGCGCTCGCCACCCCGAGCGCGGGCATCGCGGCCTCCCTCGGATACGAGGACGGCCGGACGCCGCCCGACGAGATGTTCGCGGCCGTCGCCCGGATCGTACGGTCCGTGGACATCCCGGTCTCGGCCGATGTGGAAGCCGGATACGGGCTGTCCGCAAAGGAGTTGGTGGGGCGCCTCATGGACGCCGGGGCGGTGGGCTGCAACCTGGAGGACACCGACCCTGCCACCGGCGCCCTGCGGGACCCGCAGGAACAGGCGGACTGGCTGGCGCAGGTACGGGCCGAGGCCGGCGAGGCGCTGGTGCTCAACGCCCGGATCGACACCTATCTGCACGGCGTCCAGGACACTGGGGAGGCGGTCCGGCGCGGCCGGCTGTACGCGGCCGCGGGCGCCGACTGCGTCTATCCGATCCTCGCCCCGCCCCCGGAGCTGGCCGCCCTGGCCGCCGGTATCGGCCTCCCCGTCAACGCCATCGTGACCCCGGACGGCCCCACTGCGCGCGAACTCGGCGCCCTCGGCGCGGCCCGGATCACCTTCGGCGGCGGCCTCCAGCGCCGGACGATGGCAACGGTGGCGGAGATGGCGGAGCGACTGCGGGAGGAGCTGGCGGCGGAGGGGTGA
- a CDS encoding carboxymuconolactone decarboxylase family protein: MTTQAAQQAAPQAAQTAQTTQTAQPVHRHGPRLPWAKLAPEVYKAMIALEVAAKKDLDPSLVELVKIRASQLNHCAFCLDMHVKDARAAGETEQRIYLLNAWEEAADFYSPKELAALALTEAITLLTEGFVPDAVYDRAAAHFGQAELAHLIALITTINAWNRFGVSTRMAPGQA, from the coding sequence ATGACGACACAGGCAGCTCAGCAGGCAGCACCACAGGCAGCGCAGACAGCACAGACGACACAGACGGCGCAGCCCGTACACCGCCACGGCCCCCGCCTGCCCTGGGCGAAGCTCGCGCCGGAGGTCTACAAGGCCATGATCGCGCTGGAGGTGGCGGCGAAGAAGGACCTCGACCCGTCGCTGGTCGAACTGGTCAAGATCCGTGCCTCGCAGCTCAATCACTGCGCGTTCTGCCTCGACATGCACGTCAAGGACGCCCGTGCGGCCGGCGAGACCGAGCAGCGGATTTACCTCCTCAACGCCTGGGAGGAGGCCGCAGACTTCTACTCCCCCAAGGAGCTGGCCGCCCTCGCCCTCACCGAAGCCATCACCCTGCTCACCGAGGGCTTCGTTCCCGACGCCGTCTACGACCGCGCCGCGGCCCACTTCGGCCAGGCCGAACTGGCCCACCTGATCGCGCTGATCACCACCATCAACGCCTGGAACCGCTTCGGGGTGTCCACCCGCATGGCCCCGGGCCAGGCATGA
- a CDS encoding putative immunity protein, translated as MILPKVRDPRFITIRRGGTLTDADHHLLALWAASCAEHVLGLFESVQPQDPRPRQAIEHARAWVRGEVKMMQTRAAGGHAMGAARDLRGAARHAAYAAGQAAVVAHVAAHELGAAAYAIKAVRAAAPKGGGEAAGRVECQWQRDQLPEEIRALVLDDQRLRNDICWSVFDC; from the coding sequence ATGATCCTCCCGAAAGTCCGGGACCCTCGCTTCATCACGATCCGCCGCGGCGGGACTCTCACCGATGCGGATCACCATCTCCTCGCCCTGTGGGCGGCATCCTGCGCGGAGCACGTCCTCGGCCTCTTCGAGTCGGTTCAGCCTCAGGACCCACGGCCGCGCCAAGCGATCGAGCATGCCCGCGCCTGGGTGCGTGGCGAGGTCAAGATGATGCAGACCCGCGCGGCGGGAGGTCATGCCATGGGCGCGGCCCGGGACCTGCGCGGCGCAGCACGGCATGCCGCGTACGCCGCCGGTCAGGCCGCGGTCGTCGCACATGTCGCCGCGCACGAGCTCGGTGCGGCCGCCTATGCGATCAAGGCCGTACGCGCTGCCGCGCCGAAAGGCGGGGGCGAAGCCGCGGGGCGCGTCGAGTGCCAGTGGCAGCGCGACCAGCTCCCGGAGGAGATCCGCGCACTCGTGCTGGACGACCAGCGGTTGCGGAACGACATCTGCTGGTCGGTGTTCGACTGCTGA
- a CDS encoding PLP-dependent aminotransferase family protein, with amino-acid sequence MENSWATFGRDLHLDLTGPGGLRAALLRALRDAVRSGRLAPGTRLPSSRSLAADLGIARNTVADAYAELVAEGWLSARQGSGTRVAERLLPRATPEARRAGGPGAGPAGRADRPRFSLTPGTPDVSAFPRTAWLAAARRALTAAPSEAFGYNTSHGRPELRTVLADYLARARGVRADPDRIIVCAGFLQGLALLSRALGTGRVAVESYGLDFHRAVLTRAGLHTVPLPVDERGARTDEPAALDDVGAALLTPAHQFPTGVPLHPDRRAAAINWARATGGFILEDDYDGEFRYDRKPVGALQGLDPDHVVYLGTASKSLAPALRLAWMVLPERLVDPVLALKATGEWQSGALDQLTLAEFLSSGAYDRHLRGMRLRYRRRRDQLVAALADHAPHVRVSGIAAGLHAVLELPPGTERATLRAARRQGLALQGLSRFHAPTAPPASRDALVVAYGTPPDHSFAGAVDALLGALPPGE; translated from the coding sequence ATGGAGAATTCCTGGGCCACTTTCGGGCGGGATCTGCACCTGGACCTCACCGGCCCCGGCGGTCTGCGCGCCGCGCTGCTGCGGGCGCTGCGGGACGCGGTACGGTCCGGCCGCCTGGCCCCCGGCACCCGGCTGCCCTCCTCCCGCTCGCTCGCGGCCGATCTCGGCATCGCCCGTAACACCGTCGCCGACGCCTACGCCGAACTGGTCGCCGAGGGCTGGCTCAGCGCCCGCCAGGGCTCCGGCACCCGGGTCGCCGAGAGGCTGCTGCCGCGGGCCACGCCCGAAGCCCGGCGCGCCGGTGGCCCCGGTGCCGGCCCGGCCGGCCGCGCCGACCGGCCGCGCTTCTCCCTCACCCCGGGCACACCCGATGTCTCCGCCTTCCCCCGCACCGCCTGGCTGGCCGCCGCGCGCCGTGCGCTGACCGCCGCCCCCAGCGAGGCCTTCGGCTACAACACCTCCCACGGCCGCCCCGAGCTGCGTACCGTCCTCGCCGACTACCTCGCCCGCGCCCGCGGCGTACGCGCCGACCCCGACCGCATCATCGTCTGCGCCGGCTTCCTGCAGGGGCTGGCGCTGCTCAGCCGCGCCCTGGGCACCGGCCGCGTGGCCGTCGAGTCGTACGGCCTCGACTTCCACCGCGCCGTGCTCACCCGCGCGGGCCTGCACACCGTCCCGCTCCCCGTGGACGAACGCGGCGCCCGCACCGACGAGCCGGCCGCCCTGGACGATGTGGGCGCGGCCCTCCTGACCCCCGCCCACCAGTTCCCCACCGGCGTACCGCTCCACCCCGACCGCCGGGCGGCCGCCATCAACTGGGCGCGCGCCACCGGCGGGTTCATCCTGGAGGACGACTACGACGGCGAATTCCGCTACGACCGCAAACCGGTCGGCGCCCTCCAGGGCCTCGACCCCGACCACGTCGTCTACCTGGGCACCGCGAGCAAGAGTCTCGCCCCCGCGCTACGGCTGGCCTGGATGGTGCTGCCGGAACGCCTGGTCGATCCGGTGCTCGCCCTCAAGGCCACCGGCGAATGGCAGTCCGGGGCGCTGGACCAGCTCACTCTCGCCGAGTTCCTGTCCTCGGGCGCCTACGACCGTCATCTGCGCGGTATGCGGCTGCGCTACCGACGCCGCCGCGACCAACTGGTGGCCGCCCTGGCCGACCACGCGCCCCATGTCCGGGTCTCCGGCATCGCCGCCGGCCTGCACGCCGTACTGGAACTCCCGCCCGGCACCGAACGGGCCACCCTCCGGGCCGCCCGCCGGCAGGGCCTCGCCCTGCAGGGCCTGAGCCGCTTCCACGCCCCGACCGCCCCACCGGCCTCCCGCGACGCACTGGTAGTGGCGTACGGCACCCCGCCCGATCACTCCTTCGCGGGCGCCGTGGACGCCTTGCTCGGGGCGCTGCCACCGGGGGAGTAG
- a CDS encoding trypsin-like serine peptidase — protein MPSIRRSTAAAAALVALLTGTVTACGPGDDKAAASGAADQKGQGGGGLQIPKDMPTSLDDLKKWKDGGWQNWDKWARKASDFANPVIKDHWKTDRLAKAKNSPEIGVKATGTGSEFDATDPEPRPVTAEQVARPYHQHMAPVGKIFFDSPKGPMVCSGTIVEDPAHPGKSNLVWTAGHCVHSGKQGGWMRNIVFVPSYNDNGAAMNQVSGAPPQQVTPYGRFWADWITTSGEWINMGSQHTGNGGSAYDFAVLHVKPENGGGKSLQETVGTAARVAFDTPSADRIASLDAFGYPAAPPFDGARMMNCPGRPGRLVMQEGTPAMNRIGCNMTGGTSGGGWFVNHGGKLTLVSNTSISSSNHTWLAGPHLGPEAERVFNDISRKFANR, from the coding sequence ATGCCATCCATCCGCCGCTCCACCGCCGCGGCCGCGGCACTGGTCGCGCTGCTCACGGGCACCGTCACCGCCTGCGGCCCCGGTGATGACAAGGCCGCCGCTTCGGGCGCCGCCGACCAGAAGGGACAGGGGGGCGGCGGGCTCCAGATCCCCAAGGACATGCCGACCAGCCTGGACGATCTGAAGAAGTGGAAGGACGGCGGCTGGCAGAACTGGGACAAGTGGGCCCGTAAGGCCTCGGATTTCGCCAACCCGGTCATCAAGGACCACTGGAAGACGGACCGGCTGGCCAAGGCGAAGAACTCGCCCGAGATCGGGGTGAAGGCCACCGGTACGGGCAGCGAGTTCGACGCCACGGACCCCGAGCCGCGGCCGGTCACCGCCGAGCAGGTCGCCCGCCCGTACCACCAGCACATGGCACCGGTCGGAAAGATCTTCTTCGACAGCCCGAAAGGCCCGATGGTCTGCTCCGGCACGATCGTCGAGGACCCCGCGCACCCCGGCAAGTCCAACCTGGTGTGGACCGCGGGCCACTGCGTGCACTCCGGCAAGCAGGGCGGCTGGATGCGCAACATCGTCTTCGTGCCGTCCTACAACGACAACGGCGCGGCGATGAACCAGGTCAGCGGCGCCCCGCCCCAGCAGGTCACCCCGTACGGCCGGTTCTGGGCCGACTGGATCACCACGTCCGGTGAGTGGATCAACATGGGCAGCCAGCACACCGGCAACGGCGGCTCCGCCTATGACTTCGCGGTGCTGCATGTGAAGCCGGAGAACGGCGGCGGCAAGTCGCTCCAGGAGACCGTGGGAACCGCCGCCCGGGTCGCCTTCGACACCCCTTCCGCCGACCGCATCGCCTCGCTGGACGCCTTCGGCTATCCGGCAGCCCCGCCGTTCGACGGTGCGCGCATGATGAACTGCCCCGGCCGCCCCGGCCGCCTCGTCATGCAGGAGGGCACGCCCGCCATGAACCGCATCGGCTGCAACATGACCGGCGGCACCTCCGGCGGCGGCTGGTTCGTCAACCACGGCGGCAAGCTGACGCTGGTGTCCAACACCTCGATCAGCTCCAGCAACCACACCTGGCTGGCCGGCCCGCACCTCGGCCCGGAGGCGGAGCGCGTCTTCAACGACATCAGCCGGAAGTTCGCCAACCGGTAG
- a CDS encoding GNAT family N-acetyltransferase encodes MPLSSAPGVRTDRLALRRFTPDDAELLVALHGDPEVMHFIDTGRPVPRQEVLEGTLPDFLQEPGHAPGAPLAGSLAGPFAGPPAGLGVWAAEVSATGEFIGWFTLRPTASGPADEAELGYRLCRAAWGAGYATEGARALIGLAFAGPGASSRPAASGEPGASDAPGGPGASGGPGASTPGVRRIMATTMTVNHRSRRVMEKSGLRYVRTFFEEWPDYIEGAEHGDVEYAVTREEWTAARWFRQPRWCVSSRAERGNQAWNGARSQG; translated from the coding sequence ATGCCACTCTCGTCGGCCCCGGGCGTCCGGACGGACCGGCTCGCGCTCCGCCGGTTCACCCCGGACGACGCGGAGTTGCTGGTCGCACTGCACGGCGACCCCGAGGTCATGCACTTCATCGACACCGGACGGCCGGTACCGCGGCAGGAGGTCCTGGAAGGCACCCTGCCCGACTTCCTCCAGGAGCCCGGTCACGCCCCCGGAGCCCCGCTTGCCGGATCGCTTGCCGGACCGTTTGCCGGCCCGCCTGCCGGACTCGGGGTCTGGGCTGCGGAGGTGTCGGCCACCGGGGAGTTCATCGGCTGGTTCACCCTCCGGCCGACCGCCTCGGGACCGGCCGACGAGGCCGAGCTCGGCTACCGGCTGTGCCGGGCCGCCTGGGGCGCGGGGTATGCGACGGAGGGCGCACGGGCACTGATCGGCCTGGCCTTCGCCGGGCCGGGTGCGTCGAGCAGGCCGGCTGCGTCGGGTGAGCCGGGTGCCTCGGATGCGCCGGGCGGGCCGGGTGCGTCGGGCGGGCCGGGTGCGTCCACCCCGGGCGTACGGCGCATCATGGCGACGACCATGACCGTCAACCACAGATCACGGCGCGTCATGGAGAAGTCCGGACTCCGCTACGTCCGGACATTCTTCGAGGAGTGGCCGGACTACATCGAGGGCGCGGAGCACGGCGACGTGGAGTACGCGGTGACCCGCGAGGAGTGGACGGCGGCCCGTTGGTTCCGTCAGCCACGATGGTGCGTATCGAGCAGGGCCGAGCGGGGGAATCAGGCATGGAACGGAGCACGGAGCCAGGGATGA